From a single Paenibacillus sp. FSL R5-0345 genomic region:
- a CDS encoding FliA/WhiG family RNA polymerase sigma factor produces MNERKASQLETDELWEQWKEHNNPEAKKKLIESYLHIVDYVSSRLAVGLPKNVSKDDLASNGVMGLIDAIEKFDYKRGLQFQTYASWRVRGAILDSLRQSDWVPRSVREKAKKIEDAYQQLEQKYLRSVSDEEMSLYLDISVTEFQNMLQDVAVMSLCSLEDPIREEESETRMSILVDDKAKNPDSKVNEFYLREALTKGIEKLTVKERTVVSLLYYEDLSLSEIAEVMSLSPSRISQLHSKAILRLRGTLEKNRDLLMQND; encoded by the coding sequence TTGAACGAGCGTAAAGCTTCTCAATTGGAAACTGACGAGCTATGGGAACAGTGGAAAGAACACAATAACCCTGAAGCCAAAAAGAAGCTGATAGAGAGTTACCTCCATATTGTTGATTATGTATCCAGCCGTTTGGCTGTGGGATTACCCAAGAATGTTTCTAAAGATGATCTAGCGAGCAATGGAGTAATGGGACTAATTGATGCGATTGAAAAATTCGACTACAAACGAGGATTACAGTTTCAGACATATGCTTCATGGCGAGTACGCGGTGCAATTTTAGATTCCTTACGCCAAAGTGATTGGGTTCCTAGATCTGTGCGAGAAAAAGCTAAAAAAATCGAGGACGCTTATCAGCAACTTGAACAGAAGTATCTAAGATCTGTTAGTGATGAGGAAATGAGTCTATACCTGGATATAAGTGTAACAGAATTTCAAAATATGTTGCAGGATGTGGCTGTTATGTCACTATGTTCACTAGAAGACCCGATCCGTGAAGAGGAATCAGAGACCCGAATGTCCATACTGGTGGACGATAAAGCTAAGAATCCGGATAGCAAGGTAAATGAGTTCTACTTACGCGAAGCGCTCACCAAAGGTATTGAGAAATTAACGGTGAAAGAACGGACCGTCGTGTCCCTTTTATATTATGAAGATTTATCATTGAGCGAAATTGCAGAGGTCATGTCATTATCTCCTTCACGGATTTCGCAGCTTCATTCCAAGGCCATTTTACGGCTGAGGGGAACGCTTGAGAAAAATCGCGATCTACTTATGCAGAATGATTAA
- a CDS encoding chemotaxis protein CheD has product MIEEQSIIKVGMADLNIGSQDSLIRTTGLGSCVGLTLFDPGKKLAGMAHVMLPTSEIAREGQLNIAKFADTAVPELLSRLLELGAVRSRIVAKMAGGSQMFAFAGGSDTMRIGPRNVESCKLALELLKIPLIAEDTGGNYGRTIEIACNTGVLFIRSVQKGAKEI; this is encoded by the coding sequence ATGATTGAAGAACAAAGCATCATTAAAGTAGGGATGGCAGATCTTAACATTGGAAGCCAGGATAGTTTGATTCGTACAACGGGTCTTGGCTCCTGCGTAGGATTGACATTGTTTGACCCTGGAAAAAAACTCGCAGGTATGGCGCATGTAATGCTCCCTACTTCTGAGATTGCTAGGGAAGGGCAATTAAACATCGCTAAGTTTGCAGATACTGCAGTGCCGGAGCTCTTATCCCGTTTGCTGGAACTTGGTGCGGTTCGAAGTCGGATCGTGGCCAAGATGGCAGGAGGATCACAAATGTTTGCCTTTGCCGGGGGGAGCGACACCATGAGGATCGGGCCTCGTAATGTTGAATCTTGTAAACTTGCTCTTGAGCTCTTAAAAATTCCGTTAATTGCGGAAGATACGGGCGGTAATTATGGCCGTACGATAGAAATTGCCTGCAACACTGGTGTATTGTTCATCCGCAGTGTGCAAAAAGGCGCTAAGGAAATATAA
- a CDS encoding chemotaxis protein CheC, with product MDVLKEVGNIGAGNAATALSQLLNKPIDMAVPKVQLLNFEEITDKVGGAEEFVYAVFLRVEGEAPGNLFFILSPEAALNLLSRIAGIEILSDQELGEMELSALSEIGNILAGSYLSSLADFTSLSMYPTVPALAMDMAGAILSYGLLQFGQMGDDALLIDTTFFEGKNEIEGQFFLIPDPESFPKIFKSLGVPFEND from the coding sequence ATGGATGTGCTTAAGGAAGTCGGGAATATTGGAGCTGGAAATGCAGCCACCGCATTATCACAGCTTTTGAATAAGCCGATTGATATGGCAGTTCCCAAGGTACAGCTTCTCAACTTTGAAGAGATTACGGACAAAGTTGGTGGAGCTGAAGAATTTGTATACGCAGTTTTCTTACGTGTAGAGGGTGAAGCTCCGGGCAACCTGTTTTTCATTCTTTCACCGGAAGCGGCTTTGAACTTACTTAGTCGCATCGCAGGCATCGAGATTTTGAGTGACCAAGAGCTTGGAGAAATGGAGCTTTCTGCGCTGAGTGAAATTGGCAATATTTTGGCCGGGTCGTACCTATCTTCTCTTGCAGACTTCACCTCACTTTCTATGTATCCAACAGTTCCTGCACTTGCCATGGATATGGCTGGAGCCATCCTAAGCTACGGTTTGCTGCAATTTGGGCAAATGGGTGACGATGCATTGTTGATCGATACTACCTTTTTTGAGGGGAAAAACGAAATTGAAGGGCAATTTTTCCTTATTCCCGATCCGGAATCATTCCCGAAAATCTTCAAATCGCTAGGAGTCCCGTTTGAAAATGATTGA
- a CDS encoding chemotaxis protein CheW, translating to MAEDIKVIVFKLGSEEYGIEVEKVQTIERMMPITRVPKTYSFIKGVINLRGVVIPVIDLRGRFGIEEAEHTDQTRVIIVSVNEMEVGFIVDSANDVIDLNRDSIDTPPDVVGGIKAKYLDGVAKIGEERLLIMLNLSEVLNKGEIVQLESLEG from the coding sequence ATGGCTGAAGATATTAAAGTGATAGTGTTCAAATTAGGCTCAGAGGAATACGGTATCGAAGTTGAGAAGGTACAGACTATTGAGCGTATGATGCCAATTACACGCGTACCTAAAACGTATTCTTTTATCAAAGGTGTAATTAATTTACGTGGAGTTGTTATTCCCGTGATTGACCTTCGTGGCCGCTTTGGGATCGAAGAGGCGGAGCACACGGATCAGACTCGTGTAATCATCGTATCTGTTAATGAAATGGAAGTAGGTTTCATTGTAGATTCAGCAAATGATGTAATAGATTTGAATAGAGATTCTATCGATACACCTCCAGATGTTGTTGGCGGCATCAAAGCAAAGTATTTAGATGGGGTGGCCAAGATAGGCGAAGAGCGCTTGCTGATCATGCTTAATTTGTCAGAAGTGCTTAACAAAGGCGAAATCGTTCAATTAGAAAGCCTAGAGGGCTAA
- a CDS encoding chemotaxis protein CheA, with amino-acid sequence MDMNQYLSMFIDESNDHLQSLNESMMGLEANPEDLSIVQVIFRSAHTLKGMAATMGFEDLASLTHQMENVLDLVRNNKLRMQDFIFDTLFKSLDALESMVEDITGGGEGKADVSAIVSSLQAIVRGEIPVEGGGASAAATPAAQAGETPIHLDEFQFSVLEQSIQEGHHALYVDVTIRKDCQLKAVRAYMVFDLLERSGEVVKSFPSVQDIEQEKFDQSFSLYYITQKTADQIQAMIMNLSEIDKVTAVALDQESLKMLGQESASAVSEVAATAVEVETAPAPVASAKPSPTKDESNKPVAAKTGGAPSRTIRVDIERLDVLMNLFSELLIDRVRLEQLASEVQNSDLTETVEHMGRVSGDLQNIVMKLRMVPVDTVFNRFPRMVRDLAKSLDKKVDLIVTGAETELDRTVIDEIGDPLVHLLRNAVDHGIESIADRIAAGKPETGTVHLRAFHSGNHVFIEIEEDGTGIYPEKVLKSAVKKGVITQEQAANMTDEEAYQLLFAPGFSTAEVISDVSGRGVGLDVVKAKISSLGGNVTIYSSPGKGTNFSVQLPLTLSIIAAMLIRLGSEKYAIPLSSIVETGIVKNTQIRTIHGNKMLEFRNSHIPLVSLSRLFSVPDYDESTEEETEIVVVRKGERLVALAVQDFIGQNEIVIKNLGKYLPEIQGISGATILGDGQVALIIDPNAFIK; translated from the coding sequence ATGGACATGAACCAATATTTATCCATGTTTATTGATGAGTCGAATGATCATCTGCAGTCATTGAACGAGAGCATGATGGGGTTAGAAGCGAATCCTGAGGATCTAAGTATCGTACAGGTAATATTCCGCTCTGCGCACACCTTAAAAGGTATGGCAGCAACTATGGGTTTTGAAGATTTGGCTTCACTTACACACCAAATGGAAAATGTGTTAGATCTTGTACGTAATAACAAGCTGCGCATGCAGGATTTTATTTTTGATACGTTATTCAAAAGTTTGGATGCCTTAGAGTCTATGGTTGAGGACATTACTGGCGGTGGCGAAGGTAAAGCAGATGTATCGGCCATTGTTTCATCCCTACAGGCTATTGTTCGAGGAGAGATTCCTGTTGAAGGCGGCGGAGCATCTGCTGCTGCAACTCCAGCTGCACAAGCAGGTGAAACTCCGATTCATTTGGACGAGTTCCAATTTTCTGTTCTAGAGCAATCGATTCAGGAAGGGCATCATGCATTGTATGTGGACGTAACAATCCGTAAGGATTGTCAACTTAAGGCTGTCCGTGCATACATGGTGTTCGATCTACTCGAACGTTCGGGTGAAGTGGTTAAATCCTTCCCATCCGTTCAAGATATAGAACAAGAGAAATTTGACCAAAGCTTCTCACTCTATTACATAACCCAAAAAACCGCGGATCAAATTCAGGCGATGATTATGAATTTGTCTGAAATTGATAAAGTAACGGCAGTAGCACTAGATCAAGAATCCTTGAAAATGCTTGGTCAAGAATCAGCATCCGCTGTGTCAGAGGTGGCCGCAACAGCCGTCGAGGTGGAAACAGCTCCTGCTCCAGTAGCATCGGCTAAACCATCACCTACCAAAGATGAAAGTAATAAGCCGGTAGCAGCCAAAACAGGAGGGGCACCTTCCCGTACAATTCGTGTAGATATCGAACGTTTAGACGTGCTCATGAATCTATTTAGTGAGCTTCTGATTGACCGAGTTCGTTTGGAGCAGCTGGCTTCAGAGGTACAGAATAGTGATCTTACGGAAACCGTAGAGCATATGGGCAGAGTAAGTGGTGATCTACAGAATATCGTTATGAAGCTTCGAATGGTTCCAGTAGATACCGTATTCAACCGATTCCCACGTATGGTTCGTGATCTAGCTAAGTCGCTGGACAAGAAAGTAGATCTTATCGTAACGGGTGCCGAAACTGAGCTTGACCGGACGGTAATCGATGAAATTGGTGATCCGTTAGTGCATTTATTGCGTAACGCGGTGGATCACGGGATTGAATCCATTGCTGACCGCATTGCTGCAGGTAAACCGGAGACTGGAACCGTTCATCTTCGAGCTTTCCACAGTGGAAATCATGTTTTCATTGAAATCGAGGAAGATGGAACAGGTATTTATCCAGAGAAGGTCCTGAAGTCTGCTGTGAAAAAAGGCGTGATTACGCAAGAGCAAGCAGCGAATATGACGGATGAGGAAGCTTATCAATTGTTATTTGCACCAGGTTTCAGTACAGCAGAAGTTATTTCTGATGTTTCTGGTCGTGGCGTAGGGCTGGATGTTGTAAAAGCTAAGATTTCTTCTCTGGGTGGTAATGTAACGATCTATTCTTCTCCTGGAAAAGGAACGAATTTCTCAGTTCAGCTGCCACTTACTCTATCTATTATTGCGGCCATGCTTATTCGATTGGGCTCTGAGAAGTATGCCATTCCACTATCCTCCATTGTGGAAACTGGAATCGTGAAGAACACTCAGATTCGCACGATTCATGGCAACAAAATGCTAGAATTCCGGAATTCTCATATTCCTCTGGTTTCGCTTAGTCGTCTATTTTCGGTACCTGATTATGACGAGAGTACTGAAGAAGAGACAGAGATCGTAGTTGTTCGTAAGGGAGAACGTCTTGTGGCTTTAGCTGTACAGGATTTTATTGGTCAAAACGAAATAGTTATCAAGAATTTGGGTAAATATTTACCTGAAATTCAAGGGATATCTGGTGCAACGATACTTGGAGATGGTCAAGTAGCACTTATTATCGATCCGAACGCTTTTATTAAATAA
- a CDS encoding protein-glutamate methylesterase/protein-glutamine glutaminase, which yields MKPYKVLVVDDSAFMRKIISDLIENDADFQVTATATNGREAIEKINKLRPDLVTMDVEMPEMNGLEALKIIMASDPLPVIMLSGINEEGMKETILALEWGAFDFIRKPSISNSQDITGVGESLREQMKEAMLAREQREARASAFRMPDIAPLEPLLPTATRLIPDKPKATPKSSLKNEGVRKPRGKQPVVSTIPKVATKPIISAKTPISEKTKPKSKVENKPTPHKPVIESLVEVSSDPPVLPPDRMVGSKNLQKLVAVGCSTGGPRALKVLLEKIPADFPAPIVIVQHMPPNFTKSLAQRLNTFSPLEVLEAEQGMILRKGTAYIAPGGYHLQVTPSAKGQYAVVLTKEEARNGHRPSVDVLFESLLPLTSLDRHVLLMTGMGSDGARMMKSLYDSGVTSTFAESEETCVVYGMPRSAVELQCVKYVLPLQEIAPRLVQAVK from the coding sequence ATGAAGCCATATAAAGTTTTGGTTGTTGATGATTCTGCATTTATGCGCAAGATCATTTCCGATTTAATTGAAAATGACGCTGACTTTCAGGTGACGGCAACAGCCACAAACGGGCGTGAAGCTATCGAGAAAATTAACAAGCTGCGTCCGGATCTAGTTACCATGGATGTGGAAATGCCGGAGATGAACGGCCTGGAAGCGCTGAAAATAATAATGGCGTCAGATCCGCTGCCAGTGATTATGCTGTCAGGTATCAATGAAGAGGGTATGAAGGAAACCATTCTTGCACTGGAATGGGGCGCTTTTGATTTCATTCGTAAACCTTCGATATCAAACTCTCAGGATATAACGGGAGTAGGGGAATCCCTAAGAGAACAAATGAAAGAAGCTATGTTGGCTCGGGAGCAGCGAGAAGCGCGAGCATCTGCATTTAGGATGCCTGACATTGCACCTTTAGAGCCATTACTGCCGACTGCTACAAGATTGATACCAGACAAACCCAAGGCTACGCCTAAATCTTCTCTCAAAAATGAAGGGGTAAGGAAACCTCGGGGAAAACAGCCAGTAGTTAGTACTATCCCTAAAGTAGCAACTAAACCAATAATCTCTGCTAAAACACCGATATCTGAAAAGACCAAACCAAAGTCTAAAGTAGAGAATAAACCAACTCCCCACAAACCGGTGATAGAATCTTTAGTGGAGGTATCTTCTGATCCTCCGGTACTTCCTCCGGATCGAATGGTTGGTAGCAAGAATTTGCAAAAATTAGTTGCTGTCGGTTGTTCTACAGGTGGCCCCCGTGCACTAAAGGTGCTTCTGGAGAAGATTCCCGCAGATTTTCCGGCTCCGATAGTCATTGTGCAGCATATGCCGCCTAACTTCACGAAATCACTGGCCCAGCGACTGAATACATTCAGTCCGCTAGAAGTGTTAGAGGCAGAGCAGGGGATGATATTACGAAAAGGGACTGCTTACATTGCGCCTGGAGGTTATCATTTACAAGTTACCCCATCAGCTAAAGGGCAATATGCAGTTGTACTCACGAAGGAGGAGGCACGAAATGGCCACCGACCTTCAGTGGATGTTTTATTCGAATCATTGCTTCCACTCACATCGCTAGATCGGCACGTGTTGCTGATGACAGGGATGGGCAGTGATGGTGCAAGGATGATGAAATCTCTCTATGACTCAGGCGTAACCTCAACTTTTGCTGAAAGTGAAGAGACCTGTGTCGTATACGGGATGCCGCGATCTGCGGTGGAATTGCAGTGCGTCAAATATGTACTACCTTTGCAAGAAATTGCTCCAAGGCTAGTGCAAGCCGTTAAATAA
- a CDS encoding MinD/ParA family protein, translating to MMDQAQSLRQLVSSQEPKLAEKGETSARIITVCSGKGGVGKSNFTLNFALTLKAMGKRVLLFDADIGMANIDVLMGVSAKYNLYHLLKREADIEQIIQLGPNGLPFIAGGSGMDELFSLSESDLNYFTAQIAHIADSMDYILFDTGAGLSKETMKFITSADDCLVVTTPEPTAITDAYALMKVVNRTHPEISFKLIVNQAGDEREASVTSDKIRMAASRFLQLDVSYLGHISSDAHVVQAVKRQTPFSLAFPNSVAARDIHRLALSYLTIDGKKDTKVQGIKGFIHKWLKRSK from the coding sequence ATGATGGATCAGGCACAATCCTTGAGACAGCTTGTATCCAGTCAGGAGCCGAAACTAGCTGAAAAAGGGGAAACATCCGCCCGTATCATTACTGTTTGTAGTGGTAAAGGTGGCGTAGGTAAATCGAATTTTACACTTAATTTCGCTTTAACCTTAAAAGCAATGGGAAAGAGAGTATTGCTGTTCGATGCAGATATTGGCATGGCTAACATAGACGTGTTAATGGGCGTGTCGGCGAAGTATAACCTATATCATCTGTTAAAAAGAGAAGCGGATATTGAGCAGATTATTCAGTTAGGACCGAACGGCCTTCCTTTTATAGCTGGTGGATCGGGCATGGATGAGTTGTTTTCCCTTTCGGAATCGGATCTTAATTATTTCACAGCCCAGATAGCTCATATAGCGGACAGCATGGATTATATTTTGTTTGATACAGGTGCTGGATTATCTAAGGAAACGATGAAATTTATAACCTCTGCGGACGATTGCCTAGTAGTTACTACGCCAGAACCGACTGCTATTACAGACGCCTATGCTTTAATGAAGGTTGTGAATCGGACGCATCCGGAAATTTCATTTAAACTGATCGTGAATCAAGCGGGTGATGAAAGAGAAGCGTCAGTGACAAGTGATAAGATTCGTATGGCTGCCAGTCGTTTTTTACAATTAGATGTTTCCTATCTTGGTCATATAAGCTCAGATGCCCATGTAGTGCAGGCCGTCAAAAGGCAAACGCCATTCTCATTGGCTTTTCCAAACAGCGTTGCTGCAAGAGATATACATCGGCTAGCCCTAAGTTATTTGACCATAGATGGTAAAAAGGATACAAAAGTTCAAGGTATTAAAGGCTTTATCCATAAATGGTTAAAGCGAAGTAAATAA
- the flhF gene encoding flagellar biosynthesis protein FlhF gives MRVKRYVVDTMPDAMHSIRSELGSEAVILSTKEIKIGGFLGLFKKKKIEVVAAVEKAQQGSTPEKPVKPAMNIPRSAVPQAYQKASSTTSTATVTLEKPEEPRSFAEIAAALSEAIDVEQSTKKHPEPLQESRNVSKDHLKASETNQEDMTSVSALYESLGLEQTPAVASAIDNDVLREIRDMKQWMERIARQSSGARELPDSLQQLRDLLIEQEMDTVLVEEWISNISERWADEGRTWGPEKFQESLKEQLDGFLAGRIADGIAQDTQIVYIAGPTGVGKTTTIAKLAAEQLFKYGRKVGFITSDTYRISAVEQLRTYASILNVPLEVVQSPGDLQRALFRLESCDLVIMDTAGRNYRNDMLVAELQSLLEKELRSETYLVLSLTSKSRDMKLIAEHFGRYRLDKVIFTKLDETGSYGPLFNVLNDFPLTLSYMTNGQNVPDDLLMASKEQLSEMLLGTGES, from the coding sequence ATGAGAGTGAAGCGTTATGTTGTCGATACGATGCCTGACGCCATGCATTCCATTCGCAGTGAGCTTGGAAGCGAGGCCGTCATTTTAAGTACAAAAGAAATCAAGATTGGCGGATTTTTAGGATTGTTTAAAAAGAAAAAAATAGAGGTTGTAGCGGCTGTTGAAAAAGCTCAACAGGGGAGTACTCCTGAAAAGCCTGTCAAGCCTGCGATGAACATTCCGCGCAGCGCTGTCCCGCAGGCTTACCAAAAAGCATCATCTACAACATCTACAGCTACTGTTACGTTGGAAAAGCCCGAAGAACCTAGGTCATTTGCTGAGATCGCCGCAGCCTTGTCTGAAGCAATTGATGTAGAGCAATCGACGAAAAAGCATCCAGAGCCCTTACAAGAATCTCGGAATGTAAGCAAGGATCATCTCAAAGCGTCTGAAACAAATCAGGAGGATATGACATCTGTATCTGCACTTTATGAGTCTCTTGGTCTGGAACAGACACCCGCCGTTGCTTCGGCTATTGATAATGATGTCCTTCGTGAGATTAGAGATATGAAGCAGTGGATGGAACGAATCGCTAGACAATCTTCGGGGGCTAGGGAGTTGCCGGACAGTCTTCAGCAGCTTAGAGATCTTTTGATTGAGCAGGAGATGGATACTGTACTTGTTGAAGAATGGATTAGTAATATCTCAGAACGTTGGGCAGATGAAGGACGTACTTGGGGGCCAGAGAAATTTCAGGAGTCCTTGAAAGAACAACTCGATGGATTTCTGGCAGGTCGAATCGCTGATGGAATTGCACAGGATACCCAAATTGTATATATTGCAGGGCCCACCGGAGTAGGGAAAACAACTACAATAGCCAAGCTTGCGGCTGAACAGCTTTTCAAATACGGACGCAAGGTTGGTTTTATCACCTCTGATACGTATCGAATTTCAGCTGTGGAGCAGTTGCGTACATACGCATCTATTCTAAATGTTCCGCTAGAGGTGGTTCAGTCGCCAGGTGATTTACAAAGAGCACTTTTTCGATTAGAGAGTTGTGATCTTGTAATTATGGATACAGCTGGACGGAATTATCGCAATGATATGCTTGTAGCAGAACTGCAAAGCTTGTTGGAGAAGGAATTAAGAAGTGAGACCTATCTTGTGCTCAGCTTGACCTCGAAAAGCCGTGATATGAAATTGATTGCAGAGCATTTCGGCAGGTACAGGCTGGATAAAGTTATTTTTACCAAGCTAGATGAGACGGGAAGTTATGGACCACTCTTTAACGTCCTGAATGATTTCCCTCTCACATTATCTTATATGACCAATGGTCAAAATGTACCCGACGATTTATTGATGGCTTCCAAAGAACAACTTAGTGAAATGCTTCTTGGAACAGGTGAATCATGA
- the flhA gene encoding flagellar biosynthesis protein FlhA, protein MKAKDLTVLLGIIGIVLMMILPIPSWLLDVLLVINISIALIIILVAMNTKNALEFSIFPSLLLVTTLFRLSLNISTTKLILTYADAGSVVSTFGSWIAGGQIAVGFIVFLILVVVQFIVITKGSERVAEVGARFTLDAMPGKQMSIDADLNAGMINETQARERRRNVEREADFFGAMDGASKFVKGDAIASIIILLINLIGGFIIGMVVHGMDFSTALSTYSVLTIGDGLVSQIPALLISTAAGLIVTRASSEGNLAEELTGQLLSYPKLLYIVAVTVAFLGLFTPIHMITTLPLAGLLAFAAYSMGQNLNRKQIAEEQLVEEKQIEEVRSPESVINLLSVDPIEFEFGYGLIPLADTGQGGDLLDRIIMIRRQCALEMGLVVPVIRIRDNIQLKPNEYVIKIKGNTVGGGELLLNHYLAMSPGYDDESINGIETIEPSFGLPALWIDESVKERAELSGYTVVDPPSVVATHLTELIKRHGHELIGRQETKMLVDNLRDNYPVLVDDLIPSVLAIGDVQKVLAKLLREKISIRDLVTIFETLADYGTYTKDPDILTEYVRQSLSRQITQQFSQVGETLKVITVGPNLEKKISESVQQSEQGSYLALDPASTQTIYQRLSEQINRLLQSGQQPIVLTSPTIRMYLRQVIERTMQDIPVLSYSELEPNIEIQSVGVVNL, encoded by the coding sequence TTGAAAGCTAAAGATTTAACAGTTTTGCTAGGCATCATCGGTATCGTGCTTATGATGATTCTGCCTATCCCGTCCTGGCTTTTGGACGTTTTGCTTGTCATTAATATCTCTATAGCATTAATTATCATATTAGTGGCTATGAACACGAAGAATGCACTCGAGTTTTCAATTTTTCCTTCATTATTGCTGGTTACGACATTGTTTCGTCTGTCACTAAACATTTCGACAACAAAACTGATCCTGACTTACGCAGATGCCGGTTCAGTGGTATCGACTTTCGGTAGCTGGATCGCCGGCGGACAAATTGCCGTTGGATTTATCGTGTTTCTAATTTTGGTAGTGGTTCAGTTTATTGTTATTACCAAAGGGTCAGAGCGTGTAGCTGAGGTAGGGGCGAGATTTACCCTGGATGCGATGCCCGGCAAGCAGATGAGTATTGATGCCGATCTTAATGCAGGCATGATTAACGAAACTCAGGCACGTGAACGGCGCCGTAATGTTGAGCGGGAAGCGGATTTTTTCGGAGCCATGGATGGTGCGAGTAAATTCGTTAAAGGAGACGCGATTGCGAGTATCATTATCCTGTTGATCAATCTTATTGGTGGATTTATTATCGGTATGGTTGTTCACGGAATGGATTTTTCCACTGCGTTATCTACTTATTCCGTATTGACGATCGGGGACGGTCTAGTCAGCCAAATTCCTGCTTTGCTCATTTCGACTGCAGCAGGTCTTATCGTTACTAGAGCTTCATCGGAAGGAAATCTGGCAGAAGAACTAACTGGGCAATTGCTGTCCTATCCAAAGCTGTTATACATTGTTGCAGTTACTGTTGCTTTTCTAGGTCTCTTCACACCTATACATATGATTACTACGCTCCCACTAGCAGGTTTGCTGGCTTTTGCAGCTTATAGTATGGGACAGAATTTAAATCGAAAACAGATTGCCGAAGAGCAGCTTGTTGAAGAGAAGCAGATTGAAGAGGTACGAAGTCCGGAAAGTGTAATCAATTTACTCTCTGTAGATCCAATTGAATTCGAGTTCGGTTATGGTCTTATACCTTTGGCAGATACAGGTCAGGGTGGCGATTTGCTAGATCGTATCATCATGATTCGACGGCAATGTGCCCTTGAAATGGGTCTTGTAGTGCCTGTTATTCGCATTCGCGACAATATTCAACTAAAACCGAATGAATATGTCATAAAAATTAAAGGAAATACTGTCGGCGGCGGTGAATTATTACTTAATCACTACTTGGCTATGAGTCCAGGTTATGATGATGAATCTATAAACGGTATTGAGACCATTGAACCATCTTTTGGACTTCCTGCGCTATGGATTGACGAGTCGGTTAAAGAGCGGGCTGAATTGTCCGGGTATACCGTCGTAGATCCACCATCCGTTGTTGCAACACATTTGACGGAGCTCATTAAGCGGCACGGACATGAGCTGATAGGACGACAAGAAACTAAGATGCTGGTGGATAACCTAAGAGATAATTATCCAGTGCTTGTCGACGATCTAATTCCTTCCGTATTGGCGATTGGGGATGTGCAGAAGGTACTTGCCAAGTTGCTGCGCGAGAAGATATCGATCAGGGATTTGGTCACTATCTTTGAGACGTTAGCAGACTATGGGACGTACACCAAGGATCCTGATATTCTTACCGAATATGTTCGTCAGTCCTTGTCCAGACAGATTACTCAGCAATTCTCGCAAGTAGGAGAGACGCTGAAAGTTATCACGGTGGGACCTAATCTGGAGAAGAAAATTTCTGAGAGTGTACAGCAATCAGAACAGGGCAGTTATTTGGCACTGGATCCAGCTTCGACTCAAACGATCTATCAGCGGTTAAGCGAACAGATCAATCGACTGCTACAGTCTGGACAACAGCCCATTGTACTCACATCACCAACCATTCGTATGTATTTGCGACAGGTGATTGAACGGACAATGCAGGATATTCCTGTGCTGTCTTATAGCGAACTAGAGCCTAACATTGAAATACAGAGCGTCGGAGTGGTGAATTTATGA